One part of the Humulus lupulus chromosome 9, drHumLupu1.1, whole genome shotgun sequence genome encodes these proteins:
- the LOC133799850 gene encoding uncharacterized protein LOC133799850, with protein sequence MSSGDMFDPYSAPTAPSSKKKESKRHRGESSKAPSTKKVWTGDPPAVILSRETMPPPSPLDETSPPAPTEQNPTPPEPADLTPHDQPGDVQTSTVGMLNMTVGWCRTGALITKSKESDAKHTEEVKVLEGKNTELLEQNSKLAQELQQFQAALTKANEDKEKFRECVKLNFQEAKQLEAELIASRKETEELEGCVKELEETNASNLESTASSASYSASLLDIVKSNLIAHWNDALQASKSLRLQRGVH encoded by the exons atgtcatctggaGATATGTTTGATCCCTACAGCGCACCTActgctccttcgagcaagaagaaGGAGAGCAAGCGACATCGTGGAGAGAGCAGCAAGGCTCCTTCAACTAAAAAGGTCTGGACTGGGGATCCTCCAGCAGTCATTCTCTCAAGAGAAACAATGCCCCCACCATCTCCACTCGATGAAACGTCTCCCCCCGCACCGACTGAACAGAATCCTACTCCACCAGAACCTGCCGACCTAACACCTCACGATCAACCTGGAGATGTCCAAACAAGCACCGTG GGAATGCTGAATATGACTGTCGGCTGGTGTCGCACGGGGGCCTTGATTACTAAGTCCAAAGAATCTGACGCCAAGCACACTGAGGAGGTCAAGGTGCTCGAGGGGAAAAATACTGAACTGCTCGAGCAGAACTCCAAGTTGGCCCAAGAGCTTCAACAGTTTCAGGCTGCCCTGACCAAAGCCAATGAAGACAaagagaagtttagggagtgtgTTAAACTTAACTTTCAGGAGGCCAAACAGCTTGAGGCTGAGTTGATTGCAAGTAGAAAGGAGACTGAGGAGCTGGAGGGGTGTGTCAAGGAGCTCGAGGAGACtaatgccagcaacttggagag CactgcgagcagtgcttcatactctgcttcgttgttggacatCGTGAAATCGAATCTGATTGCGCATTGGAATGATGCCCTTCAAGCGTCAAAATCACTCCGGCTTCAGCGTGGtgttcattag